One uncultured Carboxylicivirga sp. genomic window, AGTTTTATATCAAAAATACCAGACTCGATTGTAAACAAACTGTGCCAGAAATGTTCATATCCCTCATGATTGATATTAGCCCAGAATACTGCAACAAATGTTGCAAATATAAGCATAGCACTACCACTGGTAAAAAAGCTTATAAATTCCTCAAACGGATTATTTGTTTTCAATTTTGAGTTTCGATTCGTCATTTTTCAATAGAGTGATTAGTATTTTAAATTTGCTTCGTTCAATTTATTAACGGTCCCTACATCAAACCATTTATCACCCTCGCTTATTTGATAACCACCAATTTTGAATTGACCTGCAAGACTCAAATATGCTTTCACAATTGAGAAAGGCCTTTCTTCTCCCATGGCATCAATAAGGTTAGGTTCAATGAGATGTACTCCACAAAAACCTAATTTATGTATAACATCAGCCTCACTTACTTTAATGATCTCACCGGATCCAGTATTCTCCCAACCACATAAATTAAATTGTTCATCAAACAATAAATATCGAGAAGTTTCTCGCTTTTTCACCATTAAACTAGCGCTGTTTCCTGCATTATTATGCGAATGTATGAACTTTTTAATATTAGTTGAAAGTAAAATATCAGCATTTTGAATCAACACAGGCTTTTCAGGAATAAATAACGACTTAGCTTTTATCAAACCACCACCTGTATCAAGTAATAAATCTGATTCATCAGATACTATAATTTCAGCTTCCCAATGGTTGTTATTCAGGTAATCAATTACCTGATGTGCAAAGTGATGCACATTTACTATAATTCGTTCAGCGCCGGCATTAATTACGTTATTTATGGCATGCCACAATAATGGCTTACCTCTGAAATCAACCAATGCCTTTGGTGTATTATTTGTTAAAGGCTGCAGGCGTGTTCCTAAACCTGCAGCAAAAATCATCGCATTCATGCAGTTTCTATTTTTTGAATACTTCTGTCAATAAAAATAATTTTACTGATCAAAGGTACACAAATTAAGCATCTGCTTTTATTTTGCGGGGCTTACACAGTTTGTCTTCTTTTTTTGAACTAGCCCCACACTTTTTACATTGAAACTTGTGAGAATCTTTGACCTTATTAGGTTCATTCTTATCCTTACACTTTGTTTTAGACATTTTTGATTATTTACGCTTCATATCCTGTTCAACGTGCTTCAACTCAACCTTCACTTTGTATTTGTTAAGTAAATGTGCACTTAATTGTTCAGCACTAAAAACTGATCGATGCTGTCCACCTGTACAACCAAAATTTACCATTAAATGTTTAAAACCCCGGGCGATATATTTCTCTACCGATTTATCAACTATTGAATAAACATCGCTTAAAAAAGCAGCCATTTCAGGTTCTTTACCAAAAAAGGCTATCACTTCTTCATCTTTACCAGTTTTATCTGCATATTCAGGGTATCTGCCTGGATTATGAATTGCCCGGCAATCAAACACAAAACCACCGCCATTACCAGAAATATCAACAGGAATTCCTCGTTTATACGAAAAGCTGGTTACCCTTACAGTAAGCATTTCTTTATCCTGAGAGATATTGATTAATTCTTCCGATTCGGTCACATTGGTTAATGCCGCAAAAAGAGTTGGCATCTTTTCTTTAAAATCGATAATTGATAACAAATATTTAAGATTTTCGATGGCATAAGGAATACTTTTCAAAAAATGTTCTTTCTTTTCGTAAAATCCCCTAAAACCATATGCTCCCATAGCCTGCATTATACGAATCAGAACATATCCGTAATAATGCTTTTTAAATAAATCCTTATCAATGGTTTTAATCTTGCTTAATTCATCAATGTAAAAATCGAACAATTGTTTTCTTACATCATTTGGGATATCTGCCTTTGCATCAAAAAGAAGTGATGCTACATCGTATTGAAGAGCTCCTTTTCGCCCTCCCTGGTAATCAATAAACCAGGGTTCATCTTCAACGACCATAACATTACGTGACTGAAAGTCGCGATATAAAAAATAATCCTGCTCGGCTTCCATTAAGAATGTAATCAGGTGATGGTAATCATCCTCTAATAATTGTTCATCAAAAGGAATACGTGCCAGCTTTAAAAAGTAATATTTGAAATAATGTAAATCCCACAGCATCGACTGCTTATCAAATGCTTTACGCGGATAACAATTATCATAGTCCAATCCAGTATTTCCATCAATCTGAAATCGAATTAAACTCTTCAATGTTTTCTTATAAAAAGACGTTAAATCCTCCGGGAAATCATTACCTTTTCTGATACCCTGCAAAAAAGCATATAGAGTAATATCACCCAGATCCTCCTGCAGGTATACATTATGCTTTAAATCCTGACCATATATCTGAGGTACGGAAAGACCTTGTTGACGGAAATGATTAGAAAACTCGATAAATGCAATATTTTCTTTTTGATCGGAATTATATACGCCCATTGCAGATTTTTCCCTGCCGGAAATTCTGTAATATTCTCGATAAGAGCCAGATGGCGGCAACATAATAAACGAACGGGCCTCTTCTCCGGCCCATTTTTCAAACATATCAATTAATAAGAGCTTAGTATTTTTCTCCACGTTGCTTTTTTCTTTAATTCGGGAAGTATGAAATTTTAATCCAAGTAAACAAAATTACCAGCAATAATGCAGGTAACATATTCATTATCTTCAGTTGTTTTATTTCTAATATATTAATTCCTAATCCAATTAGCAAAATACCTCCAACTGCAGTTAGTTCAGAAATTATTTGCTGAGCCATAAAATCTCCAAGCCAATAAGCCAATAATGTAATTCCCCCCTGATATATGAGCATGGGTACAATTGAAAATGTTACGCCTACTCCCATTACAGAAGCCAGGGCCATTGATGAAAATCCATCCATCATTGATTTTGTAAACAGAATCTCTGAACCGTTACCCAATCCTTCATCTATCGCACCTAGTATAGTCATTGCTCC contains:
- a CDS encoding DUF554 domain-containing protein codes for the protein MILQGTLVNIVAVVIGSTIGMVVGSRLPQRVVKSVFQAIGLFTIVIGIVMALKGSEMLVIVFSLIIGTIIGELLRIDESTERMSAKIKRILKVGNPHFSEGLITSFLLFCMGAMTILGAIDEGLGNGSEILFTKSMMDGFSSMALASVMGVGVTFSIVPMLIYQGGITLLAYWLGDFMAQQIISELTAVGGILLIGLGINILEIKQLKIMNMLPALLLVILFTWIKISYFPN
- a CDS encoding sugar phosphate nucleotidyltransferase — its product is MNAMIFAAGLGTRLQPLTNNTPKALVDFRGKPLLWHAINNVINAGAERIIVNVHHFAHQVIDYLNNNHWEAEIIVSDESDLLLDTGGGLIKAKSLFIPEKPVLIQNADILLSTNIKKFIHSHNNAGNSASLMVKKRETSRYLLFDEQFNLCGWENTGSGEIIKVSEADVIHKLGFCGVHLIEPNLIDAMGEERPFSIVKAYLSLAGQFKIGGYQISEGDKWFDVGTVNKLNEANLKY
- a CDS encoding RNase adapter RapZ, producing the protein MEKNTKLLLIDMFEKWAGEEARSFIMLPPSGSYREYYRISGREKSAMGVYNSDQKENIAFIEFSNHFRQQGLSVPQIYGQDLKHNVYLQEDLGDITLYAFLQGIRKGNDFPEDLTSFYKKTLKSLIRFQIDGNTGLDYDNCYPRKAFDKQSMLWDLHYFKYYFLKLARIPFDEQLLEDDYHHLITFLMEAEQDYFLYRDFQSRNVMVVEDEPWFIDYQGGRKGALQYDVASLLFDAKADIPNDVRKQLFDFYIDELSKIKTIDKDLFKKHYYGYVLIRIMQAMGAYGFRGFYEKKEHFLKSIPYAIENLKYLLSIIDFKEKMPTLFAALTNVTESEELINISQDKEMLTVRVTSFSYKRGIPVDISGNGGGFVFDCRAIHNPGRYPEYADKTGKDEEVIAFFGKEPEMAAFLSDVYSIVDKSVEKYIARGFKHLMVNFGCTGGQHRSVFSAEQLSAHLLNKYKVKVELKHVEQDMKRK